The Nitrospira sp. genome has a segment encoding these proteins:
- a CDS encoding 50S ribosomal protein L22, producing MAEAKAILRHVRVGPRKARVLVDMIRGQQVPQALAMLKYAPRAAALVVEKVLRSAVANAEQKEMGDSEAMWVSQAYVNCGTIMKRFQPRAQGRAFSIHKRTSHITVIVSAPDAVEAGKKK from the coding sequence ATGGCTGAAGCGAAAGCAATTTTGCGACATGTCCGGGTAGGGCCCCGCAAGGCCCGCGTTCTGGTGGACATGATCCGCGGACAACAAGTGCCGCAGGCGTTGGCGATGCTCAAGTACGCACCGCGTGCTGCAGCGCTGGTCGTGGAAAAGGTGTTGCGCTCCGCTGTGGCGAATGCCGAGCAGAAAGAAATGGGCGATAGCGAAGCCATGTGGGTCTCGCAGGCTTACGTCAATTGCGGAACGATCATGAAGCGGTTTCAGCCGCGTGCGCAGGGGCGTGCGTTTTCGATTCACAAGCGGACGAGCCACATCACGGTGATTGTGTCGGCGCCGGATGCGGTCGAAGCGGGCAAGAAGAAATAA